Proteins from a genomic interval of Bradyrhizobium sp. G127:
- a CDS encoding branched-chain amino acid ABC transporter permease — protein sequence MQLFLIQLLNGVQLSMLVFLLAVGLTLIFGLMNILNLAHGAFFTMGAYFGLVVANKTGSFWLALLIGPLLPFVAGFLLQFFVLQPLAQRGRSTHLDLALLTFGLLFATAGAVEYIYGSAFHSIAMPDFLKGRVALLGIEYPLYRLFIIAVGIAVAVALVLVIDRTLVGATLRAGVDNREMVTALGININVLFALVFGFGSALAGFAGVISAPVMSIYSNMGIGIVVTTFVVVVVGGLGNLKGSFYASLIVGMTDTFTQAFLPEAELFAIYALLIAVMIFRPHGLFGAVGRVA from the coding sequence ATGCAGCTCTTTCTGATTCAGCTTCTTAATGGCGTGCAATTGAGCATGCTGGTGTTCCTGCTCGCGGTCGGTCTTACGCTGATCTTCGGGCTGATGAACATTCTCAATCTGGCTCATGGTGCGTTTTTCACGATGGGCGCCTATTTCGGGCTGGTCGTCGCCAACAAGACGGGCTCGTTCTGGCTCGCGCTGCTGATAGGTCCGCTGTTGCCGTTTGTGGCCGGCTTTCTTCTGCAGTTCTTTGTCCTGCAGCCGCTGGCTCAGCGCGGCCGCTCAACGCATCTCGATCTTGCACTGCTCACGTTCGGCCTGCTGTTCGCGACGGCGGGTGCAGTTGAGTATATTTATGGCTCGGCATTTCACAGTATCGCCATGCCTGATTTCCTGAAGGGCCGCGTTGCCTTGCTGGGCATCGAGTACCCACTTTATCGTCTATTCATTATTGCTGTTGGCATTGCCGTTGCCGTCGCGCTCGTCCTGGTGATCGACCGTACGCTGGTTGGCGCCACGCTGCGGGCCGGAGTCGATAACCGGGAGATGGTCACGGCGCTCGGCATCAACATTAATGTTCTGTTTGCGTTGGTCTTCGGGTTCGGCTCCGCGCTCGCCGGCTTTGCGGGAGTCATCTCGGCCCCCGTCATGAGTATCTATTCCAACATGGGCATCGGAATTGTCGTCACCACCTTTGTGGTCGTGGTGGTGGGTGGACTCGGCAATCTCAAAGGATCGTTCTACGCATCGCTCATCGTCGGGATGACCGACACCTTCACACAGGCATTTCTGCCGGAAGCGGAGCTTTTTGCGATCTACGCGCTTTTGATTGCAGTGATGATCTTTCGTCCACACGGCCTTTTTGGCGCAGTAGGGAGGGTTGCATGA
- a CDS encoding branched-chain amino acid ABC transporter permease → MSADAILTKGKRIGAPKRLPLPTSRRVYATLFVILAAVLCALPSFVSGYVMTLAVEVMIAGVFASGINLLTGYTGLVSLGQAMFLGFGGYGIAIGTALLGWPLWVSAPVTLVVVAMIAAAIGAVCTRTRGVEFLLITLAFSQMFYGTAIKLRWTNGSDGMTGIPRPDLSWLEVSADSPTIFYYYILGISVLALLMLWRIVTSPFGSILVGIRENERRMMSMGYAVANYKVGSFALAAVICAVAGILQSQYTYFVNPDAMSWQMSGEGVLMVIIGGANVILGPFVGAAVFVVVKQALSMITEEYNLFFGIFFMLVVAFFRGGVLGAVSTLIGKRK, encoded by the coding sequence ATGAGCGCGGATGCCATCCTCACAAAAGGCAAGAGAATCGGTGCGCCGAAGCGTCTACCGCTTCCAACTTCGCGTCGCGTGTACGCCACCTTGTTCGTCATTCTTGCGGCAGTCCTGTGCGCTCTGCCGTCGTTCGTATCCGGCTATGTCATGACACTGGCGGTTGAAGTTATGATCGCGGGCGTATTTGCGTCCGGCATCAATCTTCTGACCGGCTACACGGGTCTTGTATCGCTCGGGCAGGCGATGTTTCTCGGGTTCGGCGGATATGGTATCGCGATCGGAACGGCGTTACTCGGATGGCCGCTATGGGTGTCTGCCCCGGTCACACTTGTGGTGGTTGCGATGATCGCTGCGGCGATCGGTGCAGTTTGCACCCGGACCCGCGGCGTCGAGTTTCTTCTGATCACGCTGGCATTTTCGCAGATGTTCTACGGGACGGCGATCAAGTTGCGCTGGACCAACGGTTCGGACGGCATGACGGGAATTCCGCGCCCAGATCTGTCATGGCTGGAAGTGAGCGCGGACAGCCCCACCATCTTCTACTATTACATTCTGGGCATTTCGGTTCTGGCGCTGCTGATGCTGTGGCGGATTGTAACGTCGCCTTTTGGAAGCATCCTCGTCGGCATTCGTGAAAACGAACGCCGCATGATGTCGATGGGTTATGCGGTGGCGAACTACAAGGTCGGGTCGTTCGCGCTGGCCGCCGTGATTTGTGCAGTCGCAGGCATCTTGCAATCGCAGTACACTTATTTCGTCAATCCGGATGCGATGAGCTGGCAGATGAGCGGCGAGGGCGTGCTGATGGTTATCATCGGCGGAGCCAACGTCATCCTCGGTCCCTTTGTGGGCGCCGCAGTCTTCGTCGTCGTCAAGCAGGCGCTAAGCATGATCACCGAAGAGTACAATTTATTCTTCGGTATCTTCTTCATGCTTGTGGTTGCCTTTTTCCGTGGCGGCGTTCTCGGCGCCGTCAGCACACTGATTGGAAAGCGGAAATGA